A window of Rhododendron vialii isolate Sample 1 chromosome 11a, ASM3025357v1 contains these coding sequences:
- the LOC131308392 gene encoding uncharacterized protein LOC131308392 — MAADIWHFIKDILTIKAPTKSPLALRMIVLTFSMLCGLYICSICLKQVSIRTNGGLINIEVVQRPCEPPKIEAWERAYVHYPQPKTFSRAECRCNPVRYFAILSTQRSGSGWFETLLNSHSNISSNGEIFSVKVRRSNISTIVQTLDNIYNLDWLTSASKNECTAAVGLKWMLNQGLMQHHEEIAEYFNTKGVSAIFLFRRNLLRRMISILANSYDQNAKPLNGTHKSHVHSPHEAEILARYKPMINTTLIIPNLRQVEEMTAKALQYFNSTRHIILYYEDIIKNRTKLLDVLDLLRVPQMDLKSRQVKIHKGSLSQQVENWDDIQNTLKGTPYESFLHSDYKM; from the exons ATGGCCGCCGATATCTGGCACTTCATCAAg GATATACTAACCATAAAGGCGCCAACGAAATCACCATTGGCGTTGAGAATGATTGTCTTGACATTCTCAATGTTATGCGGTCTTTATATATGTTCAATCTGCCTAAAGCAAGTCAGTATCCGCACAAATGGTGGACTCATTAATATCGAAGTGGTCCAAAGGCCGTGTGAGCCGCCTAAAATAGAGGCATGGGAAAGAGCTTATGTGCACTATCCACAACCCAAAACTTTCAGCAG ggctgagtgtAGATGCAACCCAGTGAGATATTTTGCCATACTGTCTACGCAGAGATCAGGGAGTGGATGGTTTGAGACATTGCTAAATAGCCATTCAAACATAAGTTCCAATGGAGAAATTTTCTCAGTTAAAGTCAGGAGGAGTAATATCTCAACAATCGTTCAAACTCTGGATAATATCTACAATCTGGACTGGTTGACTAGTGCTTCCAAGAATGAATGTACAGCTGCTGTTGGCTTAAAGTGGATGCTTAATCAG GGTTTAATGCAGCATCATGAAGAAATCGCAGAATATTTCAACACAAAGGGCGTTTCTGCCATTTTTCTCTTTAGAAGAAATCTTCTGCGCAGAATGATTTCAATACTTGCGAACTCTTATGATCAAAATGCTAAGCCACTGAATGGAACACATAAATCTCATGTGCATTCACCCCAtgag GCAGAAATACTTGCAAGATACAAACCTATGATCAATACAACGTTGATTatcccaaatctgagacaagtAGAAGAGATGACTGCCAAAGCTTTACAATACTTCAACAGCACTCGACACATTATCCTTTACTATGAGGACATCATAAAAAATCGCACG AAACTGCTAGACGTCCTAGACTTACTAAGGGTTCCTCAGATGGATCTAAAGAGTCGACAAGTGAAGATACACAAAGGTTCCTTGTCTCAACAGGTGGAGAACTGGGATGATATTCAGAATACACTAAAGGGAACACCGTATGAAAGCTTCCTCCATTCGGATTACAAGATGTAG
- the LOC131307168 gene encoding uncharacterized protein LOC131307168 — MEKIHEHFFSASLNHFFFSTMMMMVVVVMVVHGHSHGHPSDQAGRLSALWDYTENPTQGVEVDDHDLNMVSNSLIGDEVGYHDNQVGKMEDDLIQGGLPGQPSRSNFKQYAGYVSVDEPKGRSLFYYFVEASLNPSSKPLVLWLNGGPGCSSVGIGAMVEIGPFGVKPDGKTLYTRKHAWNKVANVLFVESPAGVGFSYSNTTSDYNLSGDKRTAQDAYTFLLNWFRRFPQYKDRDFYITGESYAGFYIPELTDTIIKGNKEANPSSIIQLKGIMIGNGVMNLETDRRGRYDYTWSHALISDETHRGLIENCLTSSGPKCDEIRGRIGDEMGDIDLYNIYAPQCLNSSQLWKQSKCRGGYDPCEEDYVRTYLNLPQVQEALHANRTKLPYTWEACSVVLTAWKDRPSTVFPIYRRLIASGGLRILLYSGDVDAVVPVSSTRYSIEALNLKVVKAWHPWLDAIGEVAGYEVVYNGLTFATVRGAGHQVPQFKPQRALALFKKFLAGHYSSSNVKCKEYSKVLAASFCTFTKSTSLLSSSMGKNHEHIFSANLIHFFLSIMVMLMMMMVMVHGISHGYPMDQAGRLMALWEYSKNPSQGLEVDDHNLNVVSNSLSGGDDVYYDQVGKMEDDLIQGGLPGQPSGLNFKQYSGYVNVDESKGRSLFYYFVEASLNASSKPLVLWLNGGPGCSSLGIGAMVEIGPFGVNPDGITLYAREHTWTEVANVLFVESPAGVGFSYSNTTTDYNFSGDNWTAQDAYTFLLNWFRRYPQYKDRDFYIAGESYAGFYIPELTDIIINGNKEADPTSMIQLKGIMIGNGILDLETDRRGRYDYAWSHALISDETHQELIEHCLSSNSPKCNKTRGSVGNEIGNIDLFNIYAPQCLNSNQSWKQPKCRGGFDPCEGNYVRTYLNLPQVQEALHANRTKLPYTWEACSVVLTAWEDRPSTMFPIYRRLFASGGLRILLYSGDMDAVVPVSSTRYSIGALNFTVIKPWRPWLDDVGEVGGHKVVYDVLTFATVRGAGHQATQSEPLRALSLFKYFLAGN, encoded by the exons ATGGAGAAAATCCATGAACATTTCTTCTCAGCAAGTCTCAACCACTTCTTCTTTTCCACtatgatgatgatggtggtggtggtgatggttgtCCATGGCCATAGCCATGGCCATCCGTCGGACCAAGCGGGTCGACTCAGTGCCTTGTGGGATTATACGGAAAACCCGACTCAGGGAGTTGAGGTTGATGATCATGACTTGAACATGGTGTCAAATAGCTTGATTGGTGATGAAGTAGGGTATCATGATAATCAAGTGGGGAAGATGGAGGATGATCTAATTCAAGGCGGGCTTCCGGGCCAGCCCTCCAGGTCGAATTTCAAGCAATATGCAGGGTACGTGAGTGTTGATGAACCCAAAGGCCGAAGTCTTTTCTATTATTTCGTCGAGGCTTCCCTTAATCCTTCTTCCAAGCCACTTGTTCTTTGGCTTAATggag GGCCAGGTTGTTCATCAGTTGGGATAGGTGCCATGGTAGAGATTGGGCCTTTTGGTGTGAAACCAGATGGTAAAACGCTTTATACAAGAAAACATGCTTGGAACAAAG TTGCGAATGTCTTGTTTGTGGAGTCCCCAGCAGGAGTTGGATTCTCCTACTCCAACACTACGTCGGATTACAACTTGTCCGGGGATAAAAGGACAG CTCAGGATGCATACACCTTCCTATTAAATTGGTTCAGACGATTCCCGCAGTACAAGGATCGGGACTTCTACATTACTGGAGAAAGTTATGCGG GGTTCTACATCCCAGAGCTGACAGATACTATTATCAAAGGCAACAAAGAGGCAAACCCTTCCTCAATTATCCAACTTAAGGGGATAATG ATAGGAAACGGTGTAATGAACCTCGAAACAGATCGAAGAGGAAGATATGATTACACTTGGAGCCATGCCTTGATCTCGGATGAAACTCATCGGGGTCTTATAGAGAACTGCCTTACTTCCAGCGGCCCAAAATGTGATGAAATTAGAGGGAGAATCGGTGATGAAATGGGTGACATAGATTTATACAACATCTACGCCCCCCAGTGTTTGAATTCCTCTCAATTGTGGAAACAGTCCAAATGCCGCGGAGGTTATGATCCCTGTGAGGAAGATTATGTTCGGACTTATCTCAATCTTCCTCAAGTACAGGAAGCTTTACATGCCAACAGAACAAAACTGCCCTATACATGGGAAGCTTGCAG tgttGTGCTTACTGCTTGGAAGGATAGGCCATCAACCGTGTTTCCAATATATAGAAGGCTCATTGCCTCTGGTGGTCTTCGGATACTTCTTTATAG TGGCGACGTGGATGCAGTGGTTCCGGTGTCTAGCACTCGGTACTCCATTGAGGCCTTAAATCTTAAAGTTGTCAAAGCTTGGCATCCGTGGTTGGATGCTATCGGAGAA GTGGCTGGATATGAAGTGGTTTACAACGGATTAACATTTGCAACAGTTCGAGGCGCTGGTCATCAAGTCCCACAGTTTAAGCCACAGAGAGCTCTGGCCCTATTCAAGAAGTTCCTAGCAGGACATTA TTCTTCCTCGAATGTGAAATGCAAAGAGTATTCCAAAGTTTTAGCAG CAAGTTTTTGTACATTCACAAAGTCTACCTCCTTGCTCTCATCATCAATGGGGAAGAACCATGAACATATCTTCTCTGCAAATCTCATACACTTCTTCCTTTCCATTATGGtgatgttgatgatgatgatggtgatggtCCATGGCATTAGCCATGGCTATCCAATGGACCAAGCGGGTAGACTCATGGCCTTGTGGGAGTATTCTAAAAACCCATCTCAGGGACTTGAAGTTGATGATCATAACTTGAATGTGGTGTCAAATAGCTtgagtggtggtgatgatgtATATTATGATCAAGTGGGAAAGATGGAGGATGATCTAATTCAAGGTGGGCTTCCAGGTCAGCCCTCCGGGTTGAATTTCAAGCAATATTCAGGGTATGTGAACGTTGATGAATCCAAAGGCCGAAGTCTTTTCTATTATTTTGTTGAGGCTTCCCTTAATGCCTCTTCCAAGCCACTTGTTCTTTGGCTAAATggag GGCCAGGTTGTTCATCACTTGGGATAGGTGCCATGGTAGAGATTGGGCCTTTTGGTGTAAACCCTGATGGTATAACGCTTTATGCAAGAGAACATACTTGGACTGAAG TTGCGAATGTGTTGTTTGTGGAGTCCCCAGCAGGGGTTGGATTCTCCTACTCCAACACAACAACCGATTACAACTTTTCCGGGGATAACTGGACAG CTCAGGATGCATACACCTTCCTGTTGAATTGGTTCAGAAGATACCCGCAGTACAAGGATAGGGACTTCTATATTGCAGGAGAAAGTTATGCAG GGTTCTACATCCCAGAGCTTACAGATATCATTATCAATGGTAACAAAGAGGCAGACCCTACCTCAATGATCCAACTTAAGGGTATAATG ATAGGGAATGGGATACTGGACCTTGAAACGGATCGAAGAGGAAGATACGATTACGCTTGGAGCCATGCCTTGATCTCGGATGAAACTCATCAGGAACTTATAGAGCACTGCCTTTCCTCCAACAGCCCAAAATGCAACAAGACTAGAGGGAGTGTCGGCAATGAAATTGGTAACATTGATTTATTCAACATCTACGCCCCCCAGTGTTTGAATTCCAATCAATCATGGAAACAGCCCAAATGCCGCGGAGGTTTTGATCCCTGTGAAGGAAATTATGTTCGCACTTATCTCAATCTTCCTCAAGTACAGGAAGCTTTACATGCCAATAGAACAAAACTGCCCTACACATGGGAAGCTTGCAG tgtcGTGCTTACTGCTTGGGAGGATAGGCCATCTACCATGTTTCCAATATATAGAAGGCTCTTTGCCTCTGGTGGTCTTCGGATACTTCTTTATAG TGGCGATATGGATGCAGTTGTTCCAGTGTCTAGCACTAGATACTCCATCGGTGCCTTAAATTTTACAGTGATTAAACCTTGGCGTCCTTGGTTAGACGATGTTGGAGAA GTGGGAGGACATAAGGTGGTTTACGATGTGTTGACGTTTGCAACAGTTCGAGGCGCGGGTCATCAAGCTACACAGTCTGAGCCACTGAGAGCTCTGTCCCTGTTCAAGTATTTCCTAGCAGGAAATTAG
- the LOC131307828 gene encoding uncharacterized protein LOC131307828 yields the protein MEVIMIPSPSVNSDFHSASAPTSPTRTFNTSPDGSGVTTSASSPSTIPSRWELKPALPKPQDNKSSNHEDGDSFEFHFSGQLQRTADELFDGGKIKPLKPPPPNGLTNSVESPSDTKNQIEVLSPRNKKCDSGQLAAPIEQSHCTSYSAETELYDLSFHGIQNPMSQENRNERTEKRERGRERTYNSSVSSRKQRGTRSLSPFKFSESCRKFSNPLPPSTAKDSSSKKWKLRDLWLKKSNEEEVLKKYSVMKKSGGGEDVKESSFGLTESSGGGGGRVRRRGAVSAHEWHYAAKKAAAEEMRRKTVLPYKHGLLGCMGFNFNPAVHEISRGIGSLTRG from the coding sequence ATGGAAGTGATAATGATACCGTCACCGTCTGTCAATTCGGACTTCCACAGCGCATCCGCCCCCACCAGCCCCACCCGCACCTTCAACACCTCTCCCGACGGAAGCGGCGTCACCACCTCCGCCAGCTCTCCGTCAACAATTCCCTCCCGTTGGGAATTGAAGCCCGCACTTCCAAAACCACAAGATAATAAATCCAGCAACCACGAAGATGGCGACAGCTTCGAATTCCATTTCAGCGGACAGTTACAGAGGACCGCCGACGAGCTCTTCGACGGCGGCAAAATCAAGCCTTTGAAGCCGCCGCCGCCAAATGGACTTACCAATTCAGTGGAATCGCCGTCTGACACAAAGAATCAGATAGAAGTTCTGTCTCCACGGAATAAGAAGTGCGATTCCGGACAATTGGCGGCCCCAATCGAACAGAGTCATTGTACTTCTTATTCCGCGGAGACAGAACTGTACGACCTCTCTTTTCACGGAATACAGAATCCGATGTCTCAAGAGAATCGAAATGAACGGACAGAAAAacgagaaagaggaagagagaggacGTACAATTCGTCGGTGTCGAGTCGGAAACAGAGAGGAACCAGATCTCTGTCTCCGTTCAAATTCAGCGAAAGCTGCAGAAAATTCTCGAATCCATTGCCACCGAGTACAGCGAAAGACTCCTCGTCTAAGAAATGGAAGCTGAGAGATTTGTGGCTGAAGAAGAGTAACGAGGAGGAAGTACTGAAGAAGTACTCGGTAATGAAgaagagtggtggtggtgaggacGTGAAGGAGTCGAGTTTTGGGTTGACGGagagcagtggtggtggtggaggtagGGTGAGGAGGAGAGGAGCGGTGTCGGCTCACGAGTGGCATTACGCGGCGAAGAaggcggcggcggaggagatgaggaggaagaCTGTTTTGCCTTACAAGCATGGGTTGCTGGGTTGCATGGGGTTCAACttcaatccggccgttcatgaGATCTCCAGAGGCATTGGTTCTCTGACACGTGGATAA